The sequence CGGCACCGCAGTCGACGACGTCCTGCTCGAGATGACGCCGGGTGCGATGCCCGACTCGGTCGTGTCTGCCTGCAACGCGCTGGACGGCGTCATGGTGCTCTGGATCAGCAGGTATGGCGCTGGCGGCAACCTGTTCCTCGACCTCGAGGTGGTCGAGGAGCTGACCGCCCACCCGGCCCACGCGCTCGACCGGGTGATCGACCTGCTGCCGATCACCTTCCGCGTCGACTGGGCCGTGCGGGTGAACCCCGAGGGGGAGATCGTGCGCACGACCGGGGCGGCTCCCATCGCCATACCGTGGTCGGAGATGGAGCGACCCTGTCGGCTGCCTGCCGACGACGTGACCCTGCTCTGCGCCGCGCCGCTCGACGGCGACCTGGTGGTGCTGGGTCGCCGCGGTGGACCGGAGTTCCTCGACTCCGAGCTCGCCCGGCTCGGCCACCTGCTCGGACTCGCCCGCACCATCAGCCGCGCCTGACGCGAGCCCGCGGCCGGCCACTCGATACGGTCGGGGCCATGAGTGCGATCGAAGGCGTGTCCGAGACGTTCGACCCCAGCGCCTGGGACGAGGTGCCGGGCTTCGAGGACCTCACCGACCTGACCTACCACCGCGCCAGGGCGCACGGCACGGTGCGGATCGCCTTCGACCGCCCCGACGTGCTCAACGCGTTCCGACCGCACACCGTCGACGAGCTGCTGCGCACGCTCGACCACGCGCGGATGTCGGCCGACGTCGGCTGCGTGATCCTCACCGGCAACGGCCCGAGCGCCAAGAACGGCAAGTGGGCCTTCTGCACCGGCGGTGACCAGCGGATCCGGGGCAAGGCGGGCTACCAGTACGAGGACGTCTCCGCGGGAGCCGGTGACACCGGTCGCGAGGAGCCCAGCCCGATCGACAAGGCTCGGCTCGCGCGGCTGCACATCCTGGAGTGCCAGCGACTGATCCGCTTCATGCCCAAGGTCGTGCTGTGCGTCGTCCCCGGCTGGGCGGCCGGCGGCGGCCACAGCCTGCACGTCGTGGCCGACCTGACGCTCGCCAGCCGCGAGCACGCGCGCTTCAAGCAGACCGACGCCGACGTCGGGTCGTTCGACGGCGGCTACGGCTCGGCATACCTCGCACGACAGGTCGGGCAGAAGTTCGCCCGCGAGATCTTCTTCCTCGCCGAGGAATACGACGCCGAGACGATGCACCGCATGGGCGCGGTCAACCGGGTGGTCGACCACGCCGACCTCGAGGCGACGGCGTTGGAGTGGGGGCGGCTGATCAACGGCAAGTCGCCGACCGCCCAGCGGATGCTGAAGTATTCCTTCAACCTGCTCGACGACGGGCTCGTCGGCCAGCAGCTCTTCGCCGGCGAGAC comes from Nocardioides piscis and encodes:
- a CDS encoding amino acid-binding protein, yielding MPFLLRVALPDVPGSLGRVASAIGQAGGDIEAIEIVEKSHDGTAVDDVLLEMTPGAMPDSVVSACNALDGVMVLWISRYGAGGNLFLDLEVVEELTAHPAHALDRVIDLLPITFRVDWAVRVNPEGEIVRTTGAAPIAIPWSEMERPCRLPADDVTLLCAAPLDGDLVVLGRRGGPEFLDSELARLGHLLGLARTISRA
- a CDS encoding 1,4-dihydroxy-2-naphthoyl-CoA synthase, coding for MSAIEGVSETFDPSAWDEVPGFEDLTDLTYHRARAHGTVRIAFDRPDVLNAFRPHTVDELLRTLDHARMSADVGCVILTGNGPSAKNGKWAFCTGGDQRIRGKAGYQYEDVSAGAGDTGREEPSPIDKARLARLHILECQRLIRFMPKVVLCVVPGWAAGGGHSLHVVADLTLASREHARFKQTDADVGSFDGGYGSAYLARQVGQKFAREIFFLAEEYDAETMHRMGAVNRVVDHADLEATALEWGRLINGKSPTAQRMLKYSFNLLDDGLVGQQLFAGETTRLAYMTDEAQEGRDQFLEKREPDWSPYPWYY